A window of Mucilaginibacter sp. PAMC 26640 contains these coding sequences:
- a CDS encoding cupin: protein MENKQTDHAELETAKAHIIVKIIEYVPNAVVIKTIIKKSTGNISIMSFDSGQGSTEKTSPFDTFAQIIEGKAEIVIDDVSSHLETGMGIVIPAHLPNYIKPNGRFKMIQTIIKSGYE from the coding sequence ATGGAAAATAAGCAAACAGATCACGCCGAACTTGAAACCGCCAAGGCACATATTATTGTAAAGATCATTGAATATGTGCCTAACGCGGTGGTCATCAAAACCATTATTAAAAAGTCCACCGGCAATATCAGTATTATGTCTTTTGATAGCGGCCAGGGGTCGACAGAAAAGACCAGTCCGTTTGATACTTTTGCTCAAATTATCGAAGGCAAAGCCGAGATCGTTATAGATGACGTTTCCAGTCATTTAGAAACGGGCATGGGTATCGTTATACCTGCTCACCTGCCAAATTACATTAAACCAAACGGCCGTTTTAAAATGATCCAAACCATTATAAAAAGCGGATATGAATGA
- a CDS encoding AraC family transcriptional regulator, whose product MKIYIKNMVCIRCKMLVKQQLKKLSIPFTTVELGEVELPGEINIKQVADFKTVLQKFGLDILDDRKSLLIENIKKVIIELIHYQEEPIKLKFSEHLSEKLNYDYNYMSNLFSEIEGVNVEHYMITHKIEKVKELLIYDKLSLTEISYKMQYSSVAHLCNQFKKITGLTPTHFKKVKEQSN is encoded by the coding sequence ATGAAGATTTACATCAAGAACATGGTTTGCATTCGCTGCAAAATGTTGGTTAAACAACAGCTTAAAAAACTTTCAATTCCGTTTACGACAGTTGAATTAGGCGAAGTTGAACTACCCGGAGAAATCAATATTAAACAAGTGGCAGATTTTAAAACCGTTTTGCAAAAGTTTGGTCTGGATATTTTGGATGACAGGAAAAGCCTGCTTATAGAAAATATAAAAAAAGTGATCATTGAATTGATCCATTATCAGGAAGAACCCATCAAGCTCAAGTTTTCGGAACATCTCAGTGAAAAACTAAACTACGATTATAACTACATGTCCAATCTATTTTCAGAAATTGAAGGTGTGAATGTTGAGCACTATATGATCACTCATAAAATTGAAAAAGTAAAAGAATTGTTGATTTACGATAAGCTTTCGCTTACAGAAATATCCTATAAAATGCAATACAGTAGTGTGGCTCACCTGTGCAATCAATTCAAAAAAATAACCGGCTTAACACCTACCCATTTTAAAAAGGTCAAAGAGCAATCAAACTGA